CTTGACTGAAGGTCAACTTCGTACAGATATCCCATCATTCCGTCCTGGTGACACAGTTCGTGTACACGCGAAAGTTGTCGAAGGTAACCGTGAACGTATCCAGATTTTTGAAGGTGTTGTTATCGCACGTAAAGGTGCAGGCATCTCAGAAAACTACACAGTTCGTAAAATCTCTAACGGTGTAGGTGTTGAGCGTATCTTCCCAATCCACACTCCACGTGTTGAAAAGATCGAAGTTGTTCGTTACGGTAAAGTACGTCGTGCGAAATTGTACTACTTGCGTGCACTTCAAGGTAAGGCAGCTCGTATCAAAGAAATCCGTCGTTAATTCGACTAAAAAACTCTGCTTACCCAGCAGGGTTTTTCTCTAGCTCCCTTAGTTCAATGGATATAACAACTCCCTCCTAAGGAGTAGTTGCAGGTTCGATTCCTGCAGGGGGCATTTTTAGTAATGTAAAGAAAGATAAAGAACACTGGATAACCAGTGTTTTTTTGTTAGTTTTTAACTAGCAAACCCCTCATATCAAGCGCTTGTATGGTATAATAATGGAAAACGTTAACATTGATTTTTAAGGTAGTTCTATCATGTTAGAATACCAAATAAAAAAGATTATGAGTGCTCTACTAGTTTAGTCTGAAAGGGTTATTAGAAAAGGGAAAATACAAATGAAACCAACAAAACTACAATGGGAAGATGTTATCCAA
This window of the Streptococcus sp. D7B5 genome carries:
- the rplS gene encoding 50S ribosomal protein L19; the encoded protein is MNPLIQSLTEGQLRTDIPSFRPGDTVRVHAKVVEGNRERIQIFEGVVIARKGAGISENYTVRKISNGVGVERIFPIHTPRVEKIEVVRYGKVRRAKLYYLRALQGKAARIKEIRR